The genomic region ataatttgCAGTTTTAATTTGACTCATTCCAAAAATGTTTGTAGACGTATTATTttagtggtgcagtggttagcatcgttgcctcacaacaagagggtgCCAGGTTTTgaatccagggtgggggagcccttctgtgtggagtttgcatgttctccctgtgtcagcgtgggttttctccaggtactccagcttcctcccacattcCAAAGACaggcaggttaattggtgactctaaattgcttgtaggtgtaaatgtgagtgtgaatggttgtctgtctcaccTAATGACCTGCAATAACATACAGTTATATAATGTATCTGTAAGCTGCTGACATTTCTCTCTGTCATTGCTCCTCTTGTAGGAAGGACCAGTGCAGTTCGCCATCGCGTAAAGAGCAGAAGAGAGCCCAGTACAGACAGGTCAAGGCTCACATGCAGAAGGAGGATGGGCGAGTCACTGCACACGGCTGGAGCCTGCCCAGCAAATACAAGGTAGGAAATGAAGGGTTGAATTTGACTCACGTAGGAAGAAatatagctgtttttttttttcattgatttgGTTCAGTTAAACTTCACCACTCTCTtgcaaagaaaacattttagtcGTCCACCAGATGGAGCTCAACGCTGTCTTTAAACTGTGGGCTCCAACTAGAGCACCTCTTAAAGTGCTATTGGCACTTCCTGTTTGCATTGTATCTATAAATGTACAGAAGACTATCAATGGATTAGAtgatactgaagaaaacataaaaacatgaagatTCTCAGGCAAAGAGCATCTTACTGTTATGTGTTTTAAGCAGAGTTATGGAAGTTTATTGCGATGGACCTCAGAGATAACAGAGGTGGGGGGAAAAATCGATACAGTAAAAATCACAGTTACAAATACTTTGTGTCAATAttgtatcatcacacagtgccaagtatcgatcgatcaagtattttttttatcatataaataatgaatatttacaaatacaaattaaacactAGGTACCCCACTTTAATAATTTTATCAGTTACTtcttcagtccactagatacattttgctgctacgAAAAAATGGctaaagtgagatgaacagactgaaaactttatctcatTAGATAAAACAGTTGCTGACAAAGTTATCCTTTGGAGACATTATTTGAATTATTCCTATATTTTATGGCAATACATGTCGCGAAACATTTAAAACGGCAATAATATTGTGTGGCTAatgtatcatgataatatcgtatcgttgatcctctggtgattcccacctccTACTATAATAGCACACTactgctgtctcacgttctccaaactagagcagtacaCAAAAGTCACACTGGAGCAAACATTGCCGTCCTTCTGCAAAATGCAGGAGATGAATGGGGGATTGTGGTTGTAACAGACAACGCTTCTAACATGggatacctgcatgtgaagtgtttcGCTCACATGCTTAACCTGGCCTCACAGAGGGCATTAAATCTGCCgtcagtttgtcaggtgtatgcagcttTTCTGACAGGGTGACGGTATTGGTCAGcctgtctgctttgcatcacatttcactgcaattaaaatgattgaaatcagatgaacagactgaaaactttatcttatgaggtaaatctgatgttgacaaagttttcctttacggaaataatttgcagttgaaagaAAAGGTAATATATTGCAATGTTTTTTTATCGCAGTTCTCACcatatcgcaataatattgcaTTATGACAAAAGTATCGTGatcatatcgtatcatgggTCCTCTggcgattcccacccctaaGAGATAAAGACGTGTGAGTCACAGATCCAGACACATGTGTATCAACTTTTGACTAAAATTGTAGCTCACATCTCTCCCTTTGCGTCGTATTGCTCCTGCAGATGGTCTGACTAGCTGACTAAATCTGGGtgaaaatttgttttaaaagccTGTGTCCTTTCCATGTGCTTGTTATGCCCGACAGGTGGCAAATGGTGGACAGGTGGAGAACAAAATGAACTTACCCGTGCCCGTGTACTTGAGACCTCTGGATCAGAAAGATGCTTCTATGAAGGTACGTAAGTCAAGACTAGATAACACCACAAGCAGCATACTgtcttttgtgcatttttgtaaagTGTTGTCTGTTCCCCAGCTGTGGTGTGCTGCAGGGGTCAACCTGTCTGGGGGGAGGACATTACCAGAGCTCATGAAGCAGACAAAAGGTTCCCAGAGTAGCCTGGACCAGTTGGAGCACGAGAGTAAGGTAAGTATATCAAGGAAGAAGCATTCAGAGTTCACAAAGTCCTCAAACTTTGGTTTAAATTCTGTTGAGACTGTTGGCTGATTTCATGTTGTCTGTAAGGATCAGGAGAAAggggagcaggagaaggagcTGGTCATTCAGGACGAGACATCCAGCAGGGTGTGGGTGTGCACCAGCACCCACTCCTCCACCAAGGTCATGGTGCTGGATGCCAGTCAGCCCTCTGACCTACTTGACAGCTTCTACGCCTGCAACACCCACGTCGTCTGCATTGCCAGCGTGCCAGGTGGGCTGAGTGGTTTGTTTGTGCGGGTTGGGTTTATGGGTTTTATCTTTGTCATCCATGACTGCATCATTTCTCTGTGATCCTGTCAGCTGAGTTTTGACTGTGaagttgtttgtgttgttttttaggaGTTTTGGAGACTGATTTTCCAGCAGGCGAGGAGGTTCCCCAGGACCCAGAGGGTAGCCAAGGTGATGGGGTGTCACTGGCCGGCAGTGTGGCCAGTGTGGGCTCAACAGGCAGCGATGGTGCCATGGCAGCAGAGGGGACCACCGCCATCCCCCAGACAGCCAGCGCAGGTGTCTCAGACCAGCCGGCTGAGCACAGCGGCATCTCCAGCTCAGGTACTTCTCTGCTGATCAAGTATGTTCCAATTTGTTTTACAGCCATACTGCTAGTATAGGGGATGCTAGGTAATTGGATCCAGCAGGAGCTTGCATTACAAAATGGTACTTGTGAATCTAACAAGCTAAATAAATGGATCATGTTGTGATCCATGTTGCCCACAGTTGAGCTGTCCAGAGAGACCAGTCCAACAGAAGACGGCGTTCCCACGGCTGAAGAGGCAACGGAAGCAACGGAGGCTAATGCTGGCATGGGcgaagaaggagaggaggaacagGGAGCTGATCAGAACCAGCCAGGAATCTACACGGAGCATGTGTTCACCGACCCACTGGGTGTGGGACCCACTGACTCCCCTTCTGCTGACACAGAGAGGTGAGcattgatattgatattatCGTCGGGTGGTTTTAGTAAGCGCTAAGATACGCAGAGGTTCAAGGTGGTATTGACtaactaagggtgctttcactcCTGCCCTGTGTGGTGCGGGTCAGTTGAACTCAGGTTCATTTGCCCCataagtgtggttcatttgggcaggtgtgaacaccgCAATCGCACttgggtgtgcaccaaaacaaccggaccgagatcttcttgaagaggtggtcagCTGTTACAGTTTTGTATAATTGATGCATTTTAAAAACCGGTGAATCTTCTACCTTTTGTGATCCAGGGGCTGCGGGCAGGATGGTGAGCCGTTGTTCCCAGAGGACTCCGACAGGTCAGAAGGAGAAATCCTGAGGATGAGCAGCGCACTCCCCACCATGTGGCTGGGAGCTCAGAATGGATGGTGAGCAGGAAAAcagccactagatggtgctATTAATCCATTAGCGAAACATCATCATAAAGCTTTTACTCTGTGAGCATTTAAGGTCTGAATATGAAATCAAGTCTATATTCTATTTAAGTTTAAAATCCACTCCTTGTAAGCCAGTACTGCTCTCTGATCGGCCTTTcttcacctctctgtctctccttctaaAGTCTGTATGTGCACTCGTCTGTGGCTCGATGGAGGAAGTGTCTCCACGCCATCAAACTGAAAGACTCCATCCTCAGCATAGTGTGAGTACAAAGTCGATAGTGCAGTTATtcaaggacacacacaaaccaaataTAGATTCATAGCTACAGAAAAATGTGGGAAAAgagtgtgtttatttcttttacagGCACGTTAAAGGAAGAGTCCTGGTAGCTTTGGCTGATGGGACATTAGCGATTTTCCACAGAGGCATTGGTGAGTATGTGGGATAGCACTCTTTTCAGACGTGCATAATTTCTTCACAGTTTTTTGTATGAATCCACATGCACCATTTTTATAAATGTTGTGAAGTGTCAGCAATTTAAAAGGAAGCTAAAACTATCAGGAGAAGTTCTTTCTTTTGTCATAGTATTTACACCCTTGGAGGTATTTTTGATGATGCCACAAATGTTCTCATTgttctcttttcttcctcccaAGCAGACGGTCAGTGGGATTTAACCAACTATCACCTGTTGGATCTGGGCCGGCCTCACCACTCTATCCGCTGTATGACAGTAGTCCATGACAAGGTGTGGTGTGGCTACAGGAACAAGATCTACGTCATCCAGCCTAAGGCCATGAGGATAGAGGTACAGCGGTCATTATATTTAATAAAAGTATTACTCACTGACTAAGATGTTTCTTGAAAATCCTTCATTGAACATTTCCATAATGTTCTAATATCATCTCAATCTGTCACGTCTGAGCAGAAGTCGTTTGACGCTCATCCTCGCAAGGAGAGTCAGGTGCGGCAGCTGGCCTGGGTTGGAGACGGCATCTGGGTGTCCATCCGACTGGATTCAACTCTACGCTTGTTTCACGCAcacacctaccagcacctccaGGACGTGGACATCGAGCCCTATGTCAGCAAGATGTTGGGTATGCAGGCTTTTGTCTTCCTACCAACTGGTCACTTTTTCTCAGAaaagatttctcctctgacttTAATCTgaccattttttttcttacattttgagACCAGTTTCTTTATATTTCGGTTGATACTGAATTGTTTCCTCCAGATCATTTGCACATGGATTGAAAGATGaagtgtgtgttctgtgtgtgtcgCAGGTACGGGTAAACTGGGCTTCTCGTTTGTGAGAATCACAGCTCTGATGGTGTCCTGCGGCCGACTCTGGGTGGGGACAGGAAACGGCGTCATCATCTCCATCCCGCTGTCTGAAGGTATCACACACCCACACCGCATCAGCACACTCAGGTTTACCCTGTACAACAATCTCAACATTCCCTTaaggctgcaacgattagtcgactaactAATGAGTAATCATCTATTAAAATAATccgtgactattttagtagtcgactaattggtttgagtctTTTTCcgtagaaaagtactataaaagtaccccaaaatactcttattgcagcttcttacgttcagatattggcagcagctttacacactctaccatgacggtgaactaaaaccctttggcgtgagtatgaaacaagacattagatgacatagtttttggggtttgggagagacagaccgacatttttcaacattttaaaacatttttcgataaaatgattagtcgactaattgaagaaataattgacagattagtcgacaatgaaaataatcgttagttgcagccctacattcCCTGTAGTTCCCATGAGGCTTCTTAATCACTGTTGTAATCACTGGAGTTTCTGTGcaaacatggtacctgagtagATTTCCCTTTCTTTAACAAAACTTatcattttcttctttcttgtAAATAATTTGTGGTTTGGATGGATTGGAATTAAACACTTCATTTTCATGAATGAATGTATGTTTATTAGTGTTTGGCAAAGAGATCAAAGACCACGCCCTGGGTGGTACAGGTTAAAGAAACCAGATACAATATTttattagtgagctttagaggtgtcaGTAGATATCTTCATGTttaccatacagacatgagagtgggatcaatccagtgtttcccacagaattagaatttaaagggatagtgcacccaaaaatgaaagttcagccattatctacacacccatatgccgagagaggctcaggtgaagttttagagtcctcacatcactgatggcgccccagattcaaacatccaaaaacacataattgaaaccacaaaaccactacggacgagcagtatggagatattttgtggtttcagttatgtgtttttggacgtttgaatctggggcgccgtaagcctccattaggtgcaGTTGTGTtgccaccccccctcccctgggatctgtacaagtgatgtgaggactctaaaacttcacctgagcctccctcggcatatgggtgagtagatgatggctgaattttcatttttgggtgcactatccttttaagtGGGGGGGTCtcaagcccagttcagaccaaagattcgcgacAAGACGAGTTGGAACAGGCAACTCACCCTAAATGTTGACATCATGGCAGGCTGCCACAAATGCCATAAAACTCTTGGcatgaaagcaaataagcatatttctcCAAATcacgaactatccctttaaaataaagtcTCACCCTGGCATACAAACCTCTTCAGCCTCTCTGAATCCTGGCTGCCATACATCCTTTCTGCACTCACTTCccactgtgtatttgtgtccTAGATTTCTCTCAAGGCACGTTCAGACAATGCAGCGATTGTTACCACCCAGGCACTACTTGTTGAATAAAAGACAACCCTGGGTTGCCATGGATACAGGTCTCACAGTCACTGCGTAGCTCACACAGCACTGTGTCTCAGCACCGTTTTGCAGGTTCATACTCCACAGCTCTGTTTTAGAGGAAATTGAGGAGTGCTGCTCGCTCTcaaatatttaaactttttGAAGCATGTCGGCTAGTTTTCATCCCTCGTCTCCATCTTCCTTTATGTTCTGTGCAGTTCACTGTGATTCTTGCTTTCTGTCTTGAACTGCTCTTGACATGGAGTGTGACTGCAAGAGTGCCGAAGATCTTATTTTTGTTGAACCTTTAACTTCTCTCCCACAGGCTCTGCTCGCTGGTCAGAAGCATAGAGCTCTCTTTTTGCATGGGTGTCTCacttttttcaaaaacaatGAGGGCAAACAGACTCCTCTGTTGTCAGACTGACATGAACCCACAGGCcgctctgctgtctgtctgagaGACTGTGTGCAGGCCACCTCTGCTCATAACcctgctgtcttgtttttgcaGATGGAAAATCAGTGTTACACTAAATAGGATGTCTAGAGTGTGTATGTGCCTCAGTGAGCCATGAGTGCTGTCCCTGAAATTTAATCATCTCACCCAAGACCTCATCTTTTGTCTTTTGCACTGCCCCCTTCACCCACAGGTGGCCTTCTTGTGAAGATAAAATGCAAGTTGTGACTTGAATAGCTTTTATTACTCTCTCATTCCACAGCCAACAAGACAATGGGAATAGTGCCAAATCGGCCCGGCAGTGCTGTACGGGTTTATGGTGATGACAGTTCAGACTGTGGTGTGCAGGGCAGCTTTGTGCCATACTGCTCCATGGCCCACGCCCAGCTGTGCTTCCATGGACATCGAGATGCTGTCAAGTTTTTTGTCACTGTGCCAGGTAAGTGACGAGTGGTGATAAACTTTGGTAAATGCTGCATGATTAATAACAGTTAACTACTGACAGTGTCCAGCCATGTGCATCCGCCAAATTACTGTATTTGAGTAATTGACATGATTTCACATCTGGTACGATAACACAAACCTGTAGCCAGCAACGCCATTTacaggaaaaatatataaaaagaaaactaaTTGGGATTTATATTGATAACAGATAAATTGTCAGTCAAAAAATGTGTTGGTTGCAGCTTCTGAAATATGATcatttgatgcttttctctgtttcataTCATTGTAAATGGAATATCTTGGTTTATttactgttggttggacaaaacaagacatttgaagacattgttTACTGCTCTTTGACATTTCATAGATGGaacaatcaagaaaataatgtaCAGATCAGTTGATAATGAAGacaattgttagttgcagcattTATCTTTATTATGCACAATTGTGTGAATATCAGTTGACAGATAATATATTCATGAGTATTCATAATTAAGTAATTCTAAGTAAATTATGGAGTAAAAATGGCGGCTGGTTCCTGATTCCAGCTTCCCCTCATTAACAACAAggcctgtaaacaaaacatgtttgatttgttgtCCCAGGTCAGGCGATGCCCCCTCCAGGCAGTGCAGATTCAGGCTCTGATGACCCTCCATCTGAATCCTCTGACACAGCAACCTCTGAGCCCAAAACATACCTGGTCATGAGTGGAGGAGAAGGCTACATTGACTTCAGAATGGGTGAGTATGTCACTACTACTGGCACTGCTGACAAAACACAGATGTAGTGCTGAGTATTTACTTAGTTGGACACAACAGGTGGTGCACATGGTTCTCCTCAGTGAATTGCAAATTATTAAAGGTTGCATTTGAATTCACATAAAGAGTAATATACAGGATGCCTGCAGGGTAACATTTGCATTCATTTCATTGTTGGGCACATAGTGTGATTCTGTGTAGTTTTATATATGAAATGCTACTGGATTTAACATGAtctgaaaaaaacaaccacactcactgagctgctgcttcaTAACGTTGTTTGAAGGTCCCTTCAtgcataccatactatgacattttgacgacatactatactatgacttttttttaaggcaTTTTTTGGGATGTTTTAACAACATACtttactataacattttttggtacattttgacgacatactatact from Epinephelus lanceolatus isolate andai-2023 chromosome 18, ASM4190304v1, whole genome shotgun sequence harbors:
- the spag9a gene encoding sperm associated antigen 9a isoform X10, which gives rise to MELEDGVVYQDDPGTSAMMSERVSGLANSIYREFERLIGKYDEDVVKELMPLVVAVLENLDSVFAENQEHEVELELLKEDNEQLITQYEREKALRKHAEEKFIEFEDTHEQDKKDLQNHVDRMESHSRQLELKIKNYADQIGRLEERELELKKEYNSLHQRHTEMIHNYMEHVERIKMQQISETSESSAVGRVRRERPLSLGIFPSSGGASLLIPDPQARAETPGTEGWRFTDPARSNTSLKLDFGDPPKEREGKSAQDSTWGNSLADDCKDELSDFTGSKSATPMSTTASDMEREDGNSKSTEVQAAPGTRSISVGLPENEDSSDVQDIIESTPELDMDLIGYKPCSTPTKGIENMAFDRNTDSLFEELSSAGTGLIGDVDEGADLLDLSLIGMGREVENLIQENSQLLETKNALNVVNKDLILKVDELTCEKEMLQGEMEAVLQAKSKLEDKNREMEEELKKVRLEMEEVKQKTKEEEDSDVPTAQRKRFTRVEMARVLMERNQYKERLMELQEAVRWTEMIRASRENPTLTEKKKSSIWQFFSRLFSSSSSAPAIKKVESQANMKYNAPGGMVKRSSTFSQFPTEKSKTFDFLNEEKDQCSSPSRKEQKRAQYRQVKAHMQKEDGRVTAHGWSLPSKYKVANGGQVENKMNLPVPVYLRPLDQKDASMKLWCAAGVNLSGGRTLPELMKQTKGSQSSLDQLEHESKDQEKGEQEKELVIQDETSSRVWVCTSTHSSTKVMVLDASQPSDLLDSFYACNTHVVCIASVPGVLETDFPAGEEVPQDPEGSQGDGVSLAGSVASVGSTGSDGAMAAEGTTAIPQTASAGVSDQPAEHSGISSSVELSRETSPTEDGVPTAEEATEATEANAGMGEEGEEEQGADQNQPGIYTEHVFTDPLGVGPTDSPSADTERGCGQDGEPLFPEDSDRSEGEILRMSSALPTMWLGAQNGCLYVHSSVARWRKCLHAIKLKDSILSIVHVKGRVLVALADGTLAIFHRGIADGQWDLTNYHLLDLGRPHHSIRCMTVVHDKVWCGYRNKIYVIQPKAMRIEKSFDAHPRKESQVRQLAWVGDGIWVSIRLDSTLRLFHAHTYQHLQDVDIEPYVSKMLGTGKLGFSFVRITALMVSCGRLWVGTGNGVIISIPLSEANKTMGIVPNRPGSAVRVYGDDSSDCGVQGSFVPYCSMAHAQLCFHGHRDAVKFFVTVPGQAMPPPGSADSGSDDPPSESSDTATSEPKTYLVMSGGEGYIDFRMGDEGGELDGLSEPTGSQQSPPTKAERSHLIVWQVTTSND
- the spag9a gene encoding sperm associated antigen 9a isoform X3; translated protein: MELEDGVVYQDDPGTSAMMSERVSGLANSIYREFERLIGKYDEDVVKELMPLVVAVLENLDSVFAENQEHEVELELLKEDNEQLITQYEREKALRKHAEEKFIEFEDTHEQDKKDLQNHVDRMESHSRQLELKIKNYADQIGRLEERELELKKEYNSLHQRHTEMIHNYMEHVERIKMQQISETSESSAVGRVRRERPLSLGIFPSSGGASLLIPDPQARAETPGTEGWRFTDPARSNTSLKLDFGDPPKEREGKSAQDSTWGNSLADDCKDELSDFTGSKSATPMSTTASDMEREDGNSKSTEVQAAPGTRSISVGLPENEDSSDVQDIIESTPELDMDLIGYKPCSTPTKGIENMAFDRNTDSLFEELSSAGTGLIGDVDEGADLLDLSLIGMGREVENLIQENSQLLETKNALNVVNKDLILKVDELTCEKEMLQGEMEAVLQAKSKLEDKNREMEEELKKVRLEMEEVKQKTKEEEDSDVPTAQRKRFTRVEMARVLMERNQYKERLMELQEAVRWTEMIRASRENPTLTEKKKSSIWQFFSRLFSSSSSAPAIKKVESQANMKYNAPGGMVKRSSTFSQFPTEKSKTFDFLNEEKDQCSSPSRKEQKRAQYRQVKAHMQKEDGRVTAHGWSLPSKYKVANGGQVENKMNLPVPVYLRPLDQKDASMKLWCAAGVNLSGGRTLPELMKQTKGSQSSLDQLEHESKDQEKGEQEKELVIQDETSSRVWVCTSTHSSTKVMVLDASQPSDLLDSFYACNTHVVCIASVPGVLETDFPAGEEVPQDPEGSQGDGVSLAGSVASVGSTGSDGAMAAEGTTAIPQTASAGVSDQPAEHSGISSSVELSRETSPTEDGVPTAEEATEATEANAGMGEEGEEEQGADQNQPGIYTEHVFTDPLGVGPTDSPSADTERGCGQDGEPLFPEDSDRSEGEILRMSSALPTMWLGAQNGCLYVHSSVARWRKCLHAIKLKDSILSIVHVKGRVLVALADGTLAIFHRGIDGQWDLTNYHLLDLGRPHHSIRCMTVVHDKVWCGYRNKIYVIQPKAMRIEKSFDAHPRKESQVRQLAWVGDGIWVSIRLDSTLRLFHAHTYQHLQDVDIEPYVSKMLGTGKLGFSFVRITALMVSCGRLWVGTGNGVIISIPLSEANKTMGIVPNRPGSAVRVYGDDSSDCGVQGSFVPYCSMAHAQLCFHGHRDAVKFFVTVPGQAMPPPGSADSGSDDPPSESSDTATSEPKTYLVMSGGEGYIDFRMGDEGGELDGLSEPTGSQQSPPTKAERSHLIVWQVTTSND
- the spag9a gene encoding sperm associated antigen 9a isoform X4; its protein translation is MELEDGVVYQDDPGTSAMMSERVSGLANSIYREFERLIGKYDEDVVKELMPLVVAVLENLDSVFAENQEHEVELELLKEDNEQLITQYEREKALRKHAEEKFIEFEDTHEQDKKDLQNHVDRMESHSRQLELKIKNYADQIGRLEERELELKKEYNSLHQRHTEMIHNYMEHVERIKMQQISETSESSAVGRVRRERPLSLGIFPSSGGASLLIPDPQARAETPGTEGWRFTDPARSNTSLKQLDFGDPPKEREGKSAQDSTWGNSLADDCKDELSDFTGSKSATPMSTTASDMEREDGNSKSTEVQAAPGTRSISVGLPENEDSSDVQDIIESTPELDMDLIGYKPCSTPTKGIENMAFDRNTDSLFEELSSAGTGLIGDVDEGADLLDLSLIGMGREVENLIQENSQLLETKNALNVVNKDLILKVDELTCEKEMLQGEMEAVLQAKSKLEDKNREMEEELKKVRLEMEEVKQKTKEEEDSDVPTAQRKRFTRVEMARVLMERNQYKERLMELQEAVRWTEMIRASRENPTLTEKKKSSIWQFFSRLFSSSSSAPAIKKVESQANMKYNAPGGMVKRSSTFSQFPTEKSKTFDFLNEEKDQCSSPSRKEQKRAQYRQVKAHMQKEDGRVTAHGWSLPSKYKVANGGQVENKMNLPVPVYLRPLDQKDASMKLWCAAGVNLSGGRTLPELMKQTKGSQSSLDQLEHESKEKGEQEKELVIQDETSSRVWVCTSTHSSTKVMVLDASQPSDLLDSFYACNTHVVCIASVPGVLETDFPAGEEVPQDPEGSQGDGVSLAGSVASVGSTGSDGAMAAEGTTAIPQTASAGVSDQPAEHSGISSSVELSRETSPTEDGVPTAEEATEATEANAGMGEEGEEEQGADQNQPGIYTEHVFTDPLGVGPTDSPSADTERGCGQDGEPLFPEDSDRSEGEILRMSSALPTMWLGAQNGCLYVHSSVARWRKCLHAIKLKDSILSIVHVKGRVLVALADGTLAIFHRGIDGQWDLTNYHLLDLGRPHHSIRCMTVVHDKVWCGYRNKIYVIQPKAMRIEKSFDAHPRKESQVRQLAWVGDGIWVSIRLDSTLRLFHAHTYQHLQDVDIEPYVSKMLGTGKLGFSFVRITALMVSCGRLWVGTGNGVIISIPLSEANKTMGIVPNRPGSAVRVYGDDSSDCGVQGSFVPYCSMAHAQLCFHGHRDAVKFFVTVPGQAMPPPGSADSGSDDPPSESSDTATSEPKTYLVMSGGEGYIDFRMGDEGGELDGLSEPTGSQQSPPTKAERSHLIVWQVTTSND
- the spag9a gene encoding sperm associated antigen 9a isoform X2 → MELEDGVVYQDDPGTSAMMSERVSGLANSIYREFERLIGKYDEDVVKELMPLVVAVLENLDSVFAENQEHEVELELLKEDNEQLITQYEREKALRKHAEEKFIEFEDTHEQDKKDLQNHVDRMESHSRQLELKIKNYADQIGRLEERELELKKEYNSLHQRHTEMIHNYMEHVERIKMQQISETSESSAVGRVRRERPLSLGIFPSSGGASLLIPDPQARAETPGTEGWRFTDPARSNTSLKQLDFGDPPKEREGKSAQDSTWGNSLADDCKDELSDFTGSKSATPMSTTASDMEREDGNSKSTEVQAAPGTRSISVGLPENEDSSDVQDIIESTPELDMDLIGYKPCSTPTKGIENMAFDRNTDSLFEELSSAGTGLIGDVDEGADLLDLSLIGMGREVENLIQENSQLLETKNALNVVNKDLILKVDELTCEKEMLQGEMEAVLQAKSKLEDKNREMEEELKKVRLEMEEVKQKTKEEEDSDVPTAQRKRFTRVEMARVLMERNQYKERLMELQEAVRWTEMIRASRENPTLTEKKKSSIWQFFSRLFSSSSSAPAIKKVESQANMKYNAPGGMVKRSSTFSQFPTEKSKTFDFLNEEKDQCSSPSRKEQKRAQYRQVKAHMQKEDGRVTAHGWSLPSKYKVANGGQVENKMNLPVPVYLRPLDQKDASMKLWCAAGVNLSGGRTLPELMKQTKGSQSSLDQLEHESKDQEKGEQEKELVIQDETSSRVWVCTSTHSSTKVMVLDASQPSDLLDSFYACNTHVVCIASVPGVLETDFPAGEEVPQDPEGSQGDGVSLAGSVASVGSTGSDGAMAAEGTTAIPQTASAGVSDQPAEHSGISSSVELSRETSPTEDGVPTAEEATEATEANAGMGEEGEEEQGADQNQPGIYTEHVFTDPLGVGPTDSPSADTERGCGQDGEPLFPEDSDRSEGEILRMSSALPTMWLGAQNGCLYVHSSVARWRKCLHAIKLKDSILSIVHVKGRVLVALADGTLAIFHRGIDGQWDLTNYHLLDLGRPHHSIRCMTVVHDKVWCGYRNKIYVIQPKAMRIEKSFDAHPRKESQVRQLAWVGDGIWVSIRLDSTLRLFHAHTYQHLQDVDIEPYVSKMLGTGKLGFSFVRITALMVSCGRLWVGTGNGVIISIPLSEANKTMGIVPNRPGSAVRVYGDDSSDCGVQGSFVPYCSMAHAQLCFHGHRDAVKFFVTVPGQAMPPPGSADSGSDDPPSESSDTATSEPKTYLVMSGGEGYIDFRMGDEGGELDGLSEPTGSQQSPPTKAERSHLIVWQVTTSND
- the spag9a gene encoding sperm associated antigen 9a isoform X1, with the translated sequence MELEDGVVYQDDPGTSAMMSERVSGLANSIYREFERLIGKYDEDVVKELMPLVVAVLENLDSVFAENQEHEVELELLKEDNEQLITQYEREKALRKHAEEKFIEFEDTHEQDKKDLQNHVDRMESHSRQLELKIKNYADQIGRLEERELELKKEYNSLHQRHTEMIHNYMEHVERIKMQQISETSESSAVGRVRRERPLSLGIFPSSGGASLLIPDPQARAETPGTEGWRFTDPARSNTSLKQLDFGDPPKEREGKSAQDSTWGNSLADDCKDELSDFTGSKSATPMSTTASDMEREDGNSKSTEVQAAPGTRSISVGLPENEDSSDVQDIIESTPELDMDLIGYKPCSTPTKGIENMAFDRNTDSLFEELSSAGTGLIGDVDEGADLLDLSLIGMGREVENLIQENSQLLETKNALNVVNKDLILKVDELTCEKEMLQGEMEAVLQAKSKLEDKNREMEEELKKVRLEMEEVKQKTKEEEDSDVPTAQRKRFTRVEMARVLMERNQYKERLMELQEAVRWTEMIRASRENPTLTEKKKSSIWQFFSRLFSSSSSAPAIKKVESQANMKYNAPGGMVKRSSTFSQFPTEKSKTFDFLNEEKDQCSSPSRKEQKRAQYRQVKAHMQKEDGRVTAHGWSLPSKYKVANGGQVENKMNLPVPVYLRPLDQKDASMKLWCAAGVNLSGGRTLPELMKQTKGSQSSLDQLEHESKDQEKGEQEKELVIQDETSSRVWVCTSTHSSTKVMVLDASQPSDLLDSFYACNTHVVCIASVPGVLETDFPAGEEVPQDPEGSQGDGVSLAGSVASVGSTGSDGAMAAEGTTAIPQTASAGVSDQPAEHSGISSSVELSRETSPTEDGVPTAEEATEATEANAGMGEEGEEEQGADQNQPGIYTEHVFTDPLGVGPTDSPSADTERGCGQDGEPLFPEDSDRSEGEILRMSSALPTMWLGAQNGCLYVHSSVARWRKCLHAIKLKDSILSIVHVKGRVLVALADGTLAIFHRGIADGQWDLTNYHLLDLGRPHHSIRCMTVVHDKVWCGYRNKIYVIQPKAMRIEKSFDAHPRKESQVRQLAWVGDGIWVSIRLDSTLRLFHAHTYQHLQDVDIEPYVSKMLGTGKLGFSFVRITALMVSCGRLWVGTGNGVIISIPLSEANKTMGIVPNRPGSAVRVYGDDSSDCGVQGSFVPYCSMAHAQLCFHGHRDAVKFFVTVPGQAMPPPGSADSGSDDPPSESSDTATSEPKTYLVMSGGEGYIDFRMGDEGGELDGLSEPTGSQQSPPTKAERSHLIVWQVTTSND